The Sporichthyaceae bacterium genome includes a region encoding these proteins:
- a CDS encoding DUF501 domain-containing protein produces the protein MGVLGPDPTAADSAAVHRQLGRAARGADSVAYRCPCGEPAVVATRPRLPDGTPFPTLYYLTCARATSAIGTLEAAGRMNTMNARLADDPGLAAAHRAAHTDYLTRRHRLADVPEIAGVSAGGMPDRVKCLHVLAGHALAVGPGVNPLGDEVVAELGEWWLVNPCVQREHTEEA, from the coding sequence ATGGGTGTGCTCGGACCGGATCCGACCGCCGCGGACTCCGCGGCCGTACACCGGCAGCTGGGGCGTGCCGCGCGCGGGGCGGACTCGGTCGCGTACCGATGTCCGTGCGGCGAACCCGCCGTGGTCGCCACCCGGCCCCGGCTGCCGGACGGCACCCCGTTCCCCACGCTGTACTACCTGACCTGCGCCCGGGCCACCTCGGCGATCGGCACGCTGGAGGCGGCGGGCAGGATGAACACGATGAACGCCCGCTTGGCCGACGATCCCGGGTTGGCCGCGGCACACCGCGCCGCGCACACGGACTACCTGACGCGCCGTCACCGGCTGGCGGACGTCCCGGAGATCGCAGGTGTCTCCGCGGGGGGTATGCCGGATCGGGTGAAGTGCCTGCACGTCCTCGCCGGTCACGCGTTGGCGGTCGGGCCCGGCGTCAACCCCCTGGGTGACGAGGTGGTGGCCGAACTCGGCGAGTGGTGGCTGGTCAACCCCTGCGTGCAGCGGGAACACACGGAGGAAGCATGA
- a CDS encoding exopolyphosphatase has product MKRVAAVDCGTNSIRLLIAQVGGDGGLVELNRRMQIVRLGQGVDATGRLAPEALERTFAAAREYAASIAAADVDGVRVVATSATRDASNREEFEVGMTEIFGVAPEVVPGEVEAALSFAGATGGLAAAGVAAPYLVVDIGGGSTEFVLGTEAPTAARSVNVGCVRMRERWLTEDPPTAEQIEAAIADIDAAIADAAAVVPLAEAASLIGVAGTVTTLTAIALGLQTYDPDAIHRARVPAAKVRGVAMRLLSLRRDERAAIPAMHPGRADVIAAGALVLDRVLHAVGGADLVASEHDILDGIAASVLTRG; this is encoded by the coding sequence ATGAAGCGGGTCGCCGCGGTCGACTGTGGGACCAACTCCATTCGCCTGCTGATCGCGCAGGTCGGCGGCGACGGCGGGCTGGTCGAGCTGAACCGGCGCATGCAGATAGTGCGGCTCGGTCAGGGCGTGGACGCCACCGGGCGGCTGGCTCCCGAGGCGCTGGAGCGCACCTTCGCCGCGGCCCGGGAGTACGCCGCGTCGATCGCCGCCGCTGACGTGGACGGGGTGCGGGTGGTGGCCACCAGCGCCACCCGGGACGCGAGCAATCGCGAGGAGTTCGAGGTCGGAATGACCGAGATCTTCGGGGTTGCCCCGGAGGTGGTGCCCGGCGAGGTGGAGGCGGCGTTGTCCTTCGCCGGGGCCACCGGTGGGCTGGCCGCGGCCGGGGTGGCCGCCCCTTACCTGGTAGTGGACATCGGCGGTGGCTCCACCGAGTTCGTGCTGGGGACCGAGGCGCCGACCGCGGCCCGCTCGGTCAACGTCGGCTGTGTGCGGATGCGGGAGCGGTGGCTGACCGAGGATCCGCCCACGGCCGAGCAGATCGAGGCGGCCATTGCGGACATCGACGCGGCGATCGCCGATGCCGCGGCGGTGGTGCCGTTGGCTGAGGCCGCGTCGTTGATCGGCGTGGCCGGCACGGTCACCACCCTCACCGCGATCGCGCTGGGCTTGCAGACCTATGACCCCGACGCGATCCATCGGGCGCGGGTCCCGGCGGCGAAGGTGCGTGGGGTCGCAATGCGCCTGCTGTCCCTGCGCCGCGACGAACGAGCCGCCATCCCGGCCATGCACCCCGGCCGGGCAGACGTCATCGCTGCCGGTGCGCTGGTGCTGGATCGGGTGCTGCACGCCGTCGGCGGTGCCGATCTGGTCGCCTCCGAACACGACATCCTGGACGGCATCGCGGCCTCGGTGTTAACGCGCGGCTAA
- a CDS encoding septum formation initiator family protein, which translates to MVVPAALVVSLNTRRNPFTRRAAIFASVLLLVAISVAYPAQRYVAQRRHIADLHARVAASAVRVAALQHESTLRAQNFYVEREARLRLHYVMPGEQAFRVSDPPPADAGDTPAAVSPLWWNRLLASMSDAATPVEQLPTGNRHAP; encoded by the coding sequence ATGGTCGTGCCCGCCGCGCTGGTGGTCTCGCTGAACACCCGGCGTAACCCTTTCACCCGGCGCGCGGCGATCTTCGCCTCGGTGCTGCTGTTGGTTGCCATCTCGGTGGCCTATCCCGCTCAGCGTTACGTCGCCCAGCGCCGGCACATTGCGGACCTGCACGCCCGGGTCGCCGCCAGTGCCGTGCGGGTCGCCGCGCTGCAGCACGAGTCCACGCTGCGCGCCCAGAATTTCTACGTCGAGCGTGAGGCGCGGCTTCGACTGCACTACGTGATGCCCGGTGAACAGGCATTCCGGGTCAGCGACCCGCCGCCGGCCGACGCGGGCGACACCCCGGCCGCGGTCAGTCCGTTGTGGTGGAACCGCCTGCTCGCGTCGATGTCCGACGCGGCCACCCCCGTGGAGCAGCTGCCCACCGGCAACCGACACGCCCCGTAA